The following DNA comes from Ptychodera flava strain L36383 chromosome 23 unlocalized genomic scaffold, AS_Pfla_20210202 Scaffold_24__1_contigs__length_23054250_pilon, whole genome shotgun sequence.
TAGGGAGATGGTTTTTGAATCGCCGACGACTCTTTAGGAGGCACTGTAGGGCAGTGGTCAGGGTACTGGTGTGGTCTCACtgtcaaaggatggtgagttcgaaaCCCGGTATGTCCAAAGTAACAGACTCACTGTCAGAGAATGGTGAGTTCCAGACTCTAGAATGATATTTTGCCCTTGAACAAGGCAATTTACTCGTCATTGCTCAATAGGGCATTAAATGATGAATTGAATAAATTATTAAGAAAAATTAAACTAATTTAATTTAACTTCTTAAGTTCTTAAAATAAATACGTACGTTTCTAAGCCTTCTGCGCTTTTATTTCGCCAATGCAGAACAGCAAAGTTGCCTTGACAAAGCTTCCCAGCAGCCTCCTCTGCCATGCGACGAATGTAAGGTGCCCGGATGAAGTGCTTCTCAAGGAGCGATTCCACTCTTTCAGAACATGTGTAGTTCACATCAATACACATGAAAGCCAAGCATCTCCTTTCCTGCCTGTCATTCAGCTGTAGACTGTTCTTGAAATGCTCGTACTCTACTCTGTAACTTAACTGCATGTCCTCGCTATCACTCCAAAGAAACCGTGCTACTTCTGCATTGAAACCTGCGCCGCATGTGTTGAAGCTGCCGCTTTTTCTGTAATCTTGGCAAATCCTAGTCTCGTACTGTCTTCTCGGCACAGCTGCAACAACGTTGCCTTCTTTGATGTAGCCGCCGCACTGAGCAAGAAAATCCTCAATCGGAATTGTGGGAAGAAGTTCTTGAAGCTTTTCGAGGTCGAAGGTTTGATTGAATAATCTCCTGCCTTTTGACCCCCATTCCTGCGTTCCATGAGTCTTGAAATCATGAGTTACCATGCCAAGTTGATGTGCTATGGCAAACTCTACGGTCCATCTGTACATGTTGTAAAAGTTATTTGGGCCACCCCCATGCAGGTAAACGGGAATGACAAACTTCATGCCTTGGGGCCAGGATTTTCCAGGCTTTATAACCCTCGGATACTCCTTGACTTGTCTGCAGTCGTCGACTTCCAGTTTAGTGTGAGCAGCACTGGCACTGTCTTTGAGGGATTCAGACGCCTTCTTTGCGGTATTTGTAGTTTTCTTGACTGACGCTGTTTTATTGTGTTGGTCTTCACCTTTGCCCAGGGATTTCTCCTTGTTTCCATGTGTTTGCGGCTGCTTAACTTCAAAGTCTGAAATTTTTTCTACCTTTGGTAACTTCTGTTGTTGACTAACATTGAACTTGGCATGTTGTTTTTGATCTGCTTTCTGCCCTTTTTTTAATTGATCATCGCTAGGTTGTTTCTTACCATCCGTTTTTTCTTTGTTGACCTTCGGGCTGGGTGTACTTTCAACAGTTTTAAATTTCCCTGTTGCAGTTTGATTAATTTGATGTTGGTGCAAGGCCACGTCTGCTTTTTGCTCCTTGAGATGTGCTCTCATTAACTACCAAAGATTAAATGtatacatgagagagagagagagagagagagagagagagagagagagagagagagagagagagagatgtaacATTTTAGCACGGCATTTACATGTGACTGTACGATTTGTTGTATATCTAATCATTGATTTAACATATGATTACATGGTCACATCAAATTATGAAAGGAAATTGACTTTCATAAAAATCACGTAAAAACAGTCATACTTTTGTGCTCTGCCACATCCGGAGGGGAGGTAATTCGTGTTTGTAAGCTCCAGGAAGGTACCAAATGTATACAACTGTCGCAGTTCCAGCAAATAATAACAGTATGGTACACCATCTGAGTTTTCCAATGTTTGTTTTTCCAATTTTCCTGCAGAgtgaaaacaaataaacttACTACTTTggtgtctatctatctatctatctatctatctatctatctatctatctatctatctatctatctatctgtctatctatctatctatctgtctatctatctatctatctatctgtctgtctgtctatctatctatctatctgtctatctatctatctatctatctatctatctatctatctatctatctatctatctatctatctatctatctatctatctatctatctatctgtctgtctat
Coding sequences within:
- the LOC139124751 gene encoding uncharacterized protein codes for the protein MRKIGKTNIGKLRWCTILLLFAGTATVVYIWYLPGAYKHELPPLRMWQSTKLMRAHLKEQKADVALHQHQINQTATGKFKTVESTPSPKVNKEKTDGKKQPSDDQLKKGQKADQKQHAKFNVSQQQKLPKVEKISDFEVKQPQTHGNKEKSLGKGEDQHNKTASVKKTTNTAKKASESLKDSASAAHTKLEVDDCRQVKEYPRVIKPGKSWPQGMKFVIPVYLHGGGPNNFYNMYRWTVEFAIAHQLGMVTHDFKTHGTQEWGSKGRRLFNQTFDLEKLQELLPTIPIEDFLAQCGGYIKEGNVVAAVPRRQYETRICQDYRKSGSFNTCGAGFNAEVARFLWSDSEDMQLSYRVEYEHFKNSLQLNDRQERRCLAFMCIDVNYTCSERVESLLEKHFIRAPYIRRMAEEAAGKLCQGNFAVLHWRNKSAEGLETCIRNNYERRETECHMKELRVLHAATPGIVRHINKIMKAEKIPCLYIAKPVYPQSIEEYLSVTDIRVFAIHDIIAMVPSLKAYEKDNYVKSLVEQEMAEIAPLFFCSRTSNWSFYVEFTRDMRKKKTVSVREFPGLPEELLKISGGL